In Alosa sapidissima isolate fAloSap1 chromosome 5, fAloSap1.pri, whole genome shotgun sequence, the genomic stretch TGATAAGACATGTTATGGAAGATGGCCAAGAAGAAGAATTTTCAACTGTGGTGACACTGCAATTCTTCTGATGATATAGAGGGTATGATGCAGTAAATATTGATGCTCACATCATGTGACTGAGGACCTACAGCCAATTTTTCAACAGTCACTGATCTTCTGTGAGCCTGTATAATGAAGAGATCTGGTTTTGGGAAATGAacaaaaattaaatgaaatgtatTCCATTTTTATAAATGAATGCTTCTGCATATACGGTATAAGCCTTTCACCTTTTTGTGGGAAACATCCACAAATGGTCATCAATTCTGTCACAGCACAGAGTGCATGAAATCTCTGAAAACTCATCGACAGCTAACATGTAAGGTCCTGTTAGGCTTTCATCAATTATCATGTTTGCCACATGCAATCAATATCCAATACTCTCCTGGCAGTATGCTTCCATGGTAACAGGCCAAAGCCATGCTTCTTTTTGCTGTCTTCAATAGTTAAGAACAGTAACATTTTACAGATAGTTTGTTTAAATTCAAATTATTATTGAACATTTACATAACATCACCTTAACGAATCCCCTTAATCACAGATTGATGTCAACAGAGTTTTTGTCATTAATCTGAACATCTATAGATAGCGTTATAGCCTACAAGACAATCCAAGGAAAGTGACATCAAAAGATCTACTTTATGCTATGGGAAGACATTGCAGGCGAGTTGCATGGGCCTACCAACATTGGGGTATTACTGAATTGCTTCTGGATCCTTGAGATTTGGTTGGGAAATGAATAAATGGATGGCAGACATCTCTCTTTAATACAGGTGAGTTTGGATACGTTAAACCTTCAGGAATAATTCCATTCACTGCAAAGGAACAGACGTGGATCTCTGACACATTTATTGCAGTGCAAGGTCCCATTTAAGTGTTGCTGTTGCATTTTAAATAAGCTGGCGTCTGCGTGAGTAACCACTTTCATGAGGATAAACTTCAGAACTTCTCTGACAACTGTCTACAATCAACAGCGTTTTGCCTAACTATTAGGCCCTTACCTTACTGTCTCGTTCGAGTTCATTTTTCAGCCACTCGAAGTCACTATATCGTCTTCGCACAGAGGACTCCTTCATCTTAAAAATTGGGAGGTTTGTCTGCAATAAGATCACAAAGAAGTTACATCAAGCAAGACTGGGTGTGACATTTATTTCAAGCAAGTGGAAAGAGTGTGAGTGTTATAGATAAGGACGCGTAAACCTAATGTATGCTGTCGActacattaacgttagctgTTCACCTAGCAAGTTTTCTGATAATCAGTGTCGTAGTGCCTGTGATTACtaattcaaatgcaaaatatgtGCTCTACTTGATTTAATCCCTTTGATACTTCGTGTCCTGACACAAACCATAACCGCTCTCCTTCTACCTAATTATTTCAATGAAGTTAGCAAGCTAATATCGCAAAAGTCCTTAACGTTAGTGGGTCAAGCAACCTAGCTATGTGTCTTATACTCTGTTTAGTAGTCAAGCAATCTAATAGTGCTGGTGACCCAGAAAAACCCTGGTCCGTTTTGCTATATTCTGTTGTCTCTATCTGGTTGTTATTTCCATCCGAATAGGACCTGTCAAACACCATTATCGTTAATGTTATTAACCCCTGCTAGAACTAGCTACCTTGGATAGATTCTAGTTAGCCAAAGCTTGCTATTGAACATCGatgctagctggctagctaaaCAGACACCAGTACTAGAGGCAAAACGTTTGTTGGCTATATTTAACAGCTAATTTCTCTCTAGTTCATAAGTATAAACACCATTTGTATAGCTATGAAAGCAAATAACAAGTTGATGCAGCAGGTAAGGTATCCAAGGTTCGGACCAGCCTTCACCCAAAACCTCGATTCAAATGAAGATCCCAGTCGCTTGCGAGGACGAAGTTAGCAACATAGCAAAATGTTATGACTTAACGTACCTTCATTCGGACCTCGTACGTGGTGAAACGGTTTCGTCCAACACCAACGGTTTGAGGATCATAAACGTCGATTTCAAGAAAGTTACTGGGTGGACCATAGGCGTCCGTAAGATCCTGAGGTTTTGAGTTTAACCGGCGAGTATCTGCGACCGTCGGCTCTGACATTTTTGACAGACTAACGATAGCTAAGTTAGGTTAGCTGGCTACTTAAAGAATGTATTGAAAGCTAACGTTTCCTGCGGATACAACTCCGTTAAGACCGCACACTACAGTTATAAACTATTTAAGACATCAGATCTCTCGGAAAAGATTAATTTGCAAGCTTTGTCTAAAATAATGCGACTCAGCAATCCAACAGGAAATCCTTATTCATAGACCTAACCAGAAGTCGTGGTTGCTTCGGTGGAATGGGATATGTGGTCCCACCCACTCCTCAGCAGCTAGGGGTGGCCTGGACAGGCCGTAATCATTCGTGAAGAAAGCACTAACCAATGACCATACTTTTTTTTGTCTCGGATGAAAACTCATTTTGGGGGTGGAAATGACTTGATCTGCGAATAAATTATTATAGTTACAAAATTGATAGCCTACACACAGTAGAGTATAACCTAGTTCTACCTACCTGACGCAAGaggtgatgatgatgctggGAGCTGGAAATCTTAACAGACAATATTATCATTCAATTAAATTATATGTTTTAAAATGTTAGGAGTGGGCTGAGTTATATGGGGATATCCTTACAGCTGTGACAGCAGGCAACATCTGCTCAAATCTGTAAAAACCATCATAGGAGAATCATTTGATCAATCCTGCTTCACGTGGGCTAGTGAGCCGCAGATCAGGAAGGAAcagagaaaacacaagatgcTCCTCTTTCCAAAGTGTGTCAGATCTTGTATTTTCCTTCCTTCTGAACACCTGCCTAAATCCCAGATATTCTAATTCTTTCAATTCTCAGTTAAACTGTGAGCGGTACAACTTGACataaaagaagaagagaaaaaaaaactgcatcgTTACAAAAGACTTTTGACATTAGACAAGGTTTGGAGCCTATGGGCTTCCGTCGCTATTTCTGTTCTTGCATTCTCATGTTTTTGGTTCCTCTTGAGCAGTCCAGTCACAGCCCCATGGTCACAGCAGTAGTCTATCAGACTGCGCTCTTCCCACACTTTGTTCGAGTGTTTTGAATCAGTTGAATAGCTGTTATCTTTTAAGATGTGGAGTTAATGTAAACGGAAGCTGTTTTAGGAGCTGACCCATGTTCAGCTCGTATAAGAAGCAGTATTAAATAGTTCGACGCTAGCTGAACGGCTAGCTAGCAAACAAAGCAAAACCCAGCTAGTCGGAATCCCTGTCAACGAAAGGTAAATAATGGTTTTAATTGTACACTTAAAGTAAATTTAAATTGATCTCTTTTAATGTGATAACGAGACCTAACGCATATCACAGTTCCAATCATCTTGCCTCCATATGATCAAAGTTGGtatgctaacgttaatgtttgaggccagtaacgttaacgttaacgatGTCAAATATGAATAATAACGTTGCATTAACGTTACTTGTCCGATTGCCATTGTCGAATAACTTCACATTATTAGTTAAAAGCTGTTCTGTCAGTTTCATGTTGCAAATTGAAAAGGTAACTGTTTGCGTTGACATTGCATATCCAAGTCAACAGGCTAAGCTAACGGTAAGTTAAACTAGCCTTAACAATCGACCCAGTTCAAGCTGTGTTGCTATTAACGTTGACGTTACAAACATGTTCAACAAAGATAACTAACTTTATCGTTTAGCTAACCACCAGTACGTTGTAGGTCTTCGGCATTTTAAGCACTCTTCAGTAACGTTAGCCAGGTGGTGATGTTGGAGCGATAAAGTAACGTTAACGATAGAAAAAGATAAGTCACCATTATTGTTAGCTTGTTAAAATGGTCTTGAGGTGGCTAGCCAGCTGCCAAGTTATTCCTACTCCTTATATTGGCTAACTTAGCACGCAAGATGCATCTTAAATGTTTAGATGATTGCTTAATTAGCAAGTTGTACAGCTAATGAACTGCAACAATCAACCATGTGGTCAATGCGACGTTACTGTCAACAGACTGTTTACCTGTTCTCAGATTTCCATCATGAGATTTCACAAGTTGGCCAACAAGTTGGCTGTTGTACACTGATAACATTAACTGATTATGTGAAGACCACAAACGAAATGGCAGTGTCTCGGTACGGCTCCTCTGGCCAGCTTGGTACTCTGTGTTCAGAAAAGTAGAGGAACCAACATCTTCTGCTTTATCCTTGTCTGTTGAATTAGTGCTGTAAATTATTATGGGAATAAGCGTTGCCTTAAAACATGCTAGACGTGAATTTGTTATGCTTCTTACAGTAATGTTACTTTGTTTATGTAGATTTGTGGGTTCCTTCTAAGGGAGTGTCATCACAATGATTGtttcgcctctcctctcctcagggaAGACATCTTTCTGACCATGACAGCGATGCGCGTGGACGCCAAGGTGGTTATGCTGGGAAAAGAGAGTGTTGGAAAAACCAGTCTGGTGGAGCGATACGTCCACCACCGTTTCCTTGTTGGACCCTATCAAAATGTAATGGCTAAGAATTTAGTTATCCTACTTGCTTGCAAGGATATGCAGTAGGCTCAGTTGTATGTCAACACTAATCTAATTCACTTGATACATTATGAGAGTCCCAGGCAGTGTCAAATATTCCAGTCAAACGTGAAGTTCCCCTTTTGACAAGTTCACTGTTGTATTTGAGCATGACCAAAGTTTTGCCAAAGATGATGAGCAACTTTACAAGTTGGGATTAACCATTCTGGCGACAGAAATACATTTCCAGAGACAAGATAATTGAATGACTAAAATGCCATGTTCGTGTAAGAAAAATAACTTTCATGTTTAATTTCATTTCATAGACGATTGGAGCTGCTTTTGTTGCCAAGCCAAACCATGTAGGAGATAAAGTTATAACTCTAGGAATATGGGTGAGTGTCATATAAGCTACTTTCAGATTATCGGCAGCATTTGACCTAATTCTCATTTTTGCATGTGACCCAGCTGTGACTTCCCAGCTGTGACTTCCCAGTTGCTTTCATTATGTGATTTAAGATGGGAAACAAATATGATCAGACTCAATGGTTTAAAACTGCTCAGTGACAGAAATGTCTAAATATATTTGTACTGTAGTATGTTTGTGTTCAAGTCCATAATGTGTCATTGACATTAGACTCTTAAGTAGCTAGGTTTATGAAACAGAGGTATAGTTAATTAGTACTACCTACAGCTTGCTCTTGGTGGtgcttgtttatgttttttattgGTTTGGCAACCCATCAGTATGTTATACTATATGGTGGTATTTTTAGTACATAATATTCCAACAAGCCCCTGTATAGCTAATTAGATTCAATGTTGTAATGTAGCAGTATTCTAGTCAGGCATGTCTTTAAAATACTAGTGGATACCGCTGAAATGTCTTTTACATCCCTGTCAAGCATTTTGGCAGATGCCTCCATCCAAATCAACTAAAGAAAGTGTACTACAACATATAAATTGTGTTAGTATGTCTCCCCCTCTTGGAACATGATCCCATGACCTTCATTTGGTAGAATATAGAGTGGTGGCTATGCAGCTGAGTTACAGGAACATGTTACAGAGGTTTTGATGAGCTTACCTTTGCCTTTTTGAATGATAGGACACAGCGGGATCAGAGCGCTATGAAGCCATGAGTCGGATCTACTACCGGGGGGCACGAGCAGCAATCGTGTGCTATGGTGAGTTGGCTTGTCACTGTTGCTACCAGATCACTATCAAAGACTGTGTCGTAGCAAAAGTCTCTTATCACTCTTGTTATGATTGTTAGGTTTGCTCTCGAGAAATGTGTTCTTCTACATGTATTTACATGTACGGTCTTTATGCTACTCTTTAGTCATCTAGCAACCTGTTTAATTTATATCATCTCTTTTTTAGTAAACCTTCTTTTGTGTTGGCTCTCATAGAATATTTCAACATGATTCAGAACATTGCATCTTACCTGTGATGTCACTTCCCTTTCCCTATAGACCTAACAGACAGCAGTAGTTTTCAGCGTGCCAGATTTTGGGTTAAGGAATTACAAAACTGTGAAGAGGTAATGTCACTTTTCTTGTTCTTTTTTGGAGGCTCTGAAATTGGTTTGACATTGTCTTTGACATTGTCCTTGTTGTCTTTTTAAGCACTGCAAAATCTACTTGTGCGGTACTAAAAATGACCTAATTGAAGCGGACAGAGGTGCTCGACATGTGGACTACCATGACGTGCAGGACTTTGCTGATGGTATAATTACTTTTCCACAAATCATCGAAATAAATTCTCTTTACTTTCATATGTGTGTCCATCCAGTCTTTCTGCTTAGACGAACTCTGGTGTTCCTGCATAGTCCAGGAACAGCGCTGGCTCAATAAATGGGATGTAAGCAAAGTGTCTCAGACTGAGTCATATACCAGTTCAGCCAGTCTGTCCTTAAGAgtgttcaattcaatttaaatcattgaattgaattggactTCATGTGCGAAGTTCATTGGTGTTCATGCTCCAACGTTGCTGCAGAAACACAGAAGTGAGGGTGTATTTGATTGGCTGCTAAGCTCAAATATCAGGACCCGTTTACCTAGGTTGTGGACTGGACCTTTGGTCTTAAGTGTGTAATATCTTAATTATCTGGATGCATGAGTCACTAAGTGGCATTACAGAGGCATCTGTCTTGTTTCCCTGCAGAGATTGGGGCCCAACATTTTGAGACTTCTAGCAAAACTGGAAATAACGTGGGTAAGTGGCAAAATGACAGCATGTTGTGGAATTTTCTTGTTCACTGTCAGTAGAAGCTTCTTTTACAGaagagtattagggccacatgaaaagaaaatatttttgaaaattcAGAAAAATCGGTTCTGAGAAAAACACTCAACATTTTTGAGAAACAGTCAGAAATAATTTCTGAGATTAAAGTCAGAATTTCTGACTTTGATTTTCTCGGAattttcaaaaaatattttctcttcatgtggccctaatactaATACTTTGGGTTCTCTATGTGGTAGTATACAGTATGAATTCAGTGTTATGAGCCTAGATATAAACTGACCTGAACTAGacattttttttgcaaaaacaaaaaaagacaactTGTATGTTTTGTTGGTCTACAGATGAACTGTTCCAAAAGGTTGCTGAAGACTATAACAGTTCATCGTTTGAGGTCATGCCTGGTAAGACAACCTTTTCTTTGCAGAAGCTGCAAGTTTACCAAGTTTAGGAAACTGACATTTGTCTGACTAAATTAGACAAACTAttctgaaacaaaaaaaaaaaacataatggtATCCACTAACTTAATATTAAACTCAAAAGTAGACTTTGACTGAGCACCTTGAACAGAGATTAATAAGACCGTTATTTATTTTAGAGCTGCTGACGGAGTAAGTTACTCATCAAGCCCGTGCTCCTCCACTGAGGACACTGCAAGATGGTGTTTGAGGATGTATTTTTTGTGTGCTTCAGTCACAGATCAAATGCGATTGACCCATTTCTCTTATCTCTCTTTGCAGAAGAAAAAGGGGTAGACCTTGGTCAGAAGAAGGACTCGTATTTTTATGCCTGTTGCCACCACTGACTGATGTGGTTTTGCCTGTGGCCAGCCAACTACACCAGAGCCTCTTGCTCCCAAAGGGGAACTTCATTCCTTGGTCATACGATCTGTGCATCTTTTTATCGACGGCATCCACAAAAGAAACGCTGCCATTATCGTTTTGTGCCAAGCACCAGTGTTGTTCTTccttctgcttttttttttttttttggttatcTCTGCAGTCATCCATGCCATGTTTTGGCAGGACAGGACCTCAGTGGAGGAGAAGACTTTTGTTGTATTGTACTGAGTCATCACTCCAGTTCCTTGCTCTCTTCTGTGCCTCCTCTGAGGCAAAGGTGTGGCGGAAGAAGGGGATTGGTGCCAGAGGCGCCACAGTGATCCCAGCTGGAACAATGCCCCTGTGTCCACCCTCTCCAGCGCCTGTTCCAGTGGGAGCACCTTCTGTCTGCTAAAGACTGTTTACTTTGCTCTCATGTCCTTCACTCTGCTTTCTGCTTCAGATACTGACAgtgctattttttttctcatttctattttttctttttttttaaaaataattcctcTTTGCAACCTGTTTGCTTTCATTGATTGTTTGAACACTATTTatatctcgttttttttttttttattattctgaCCCGTGAATGATGGAGGATGACCATTCAGTCATTCCATATAGAGTAAAGTTTATCGTTCTTTCACCTCAGCAGCACATTTTGCTAGTTCAGTGTTTTATCCACTTGAGCTAACTCATATAAAATATGTTATACCCACACAAAGAAAGCTGTGAGTAGGAATACTTGTTCTCAAACCAGAAAATTAATCAAAAGGCTGTGTAATTTATTATTGTACAATGTTTCTCTAGTGCACAAGTTTTGCACACAAAGACCCCTCTACCAAATTGATCTTGCACAGCGACAGAGCAGGCAGAATGGGCAGTGATGAATTTTGAAGAATGTCGTGTTTAATGTTTACAATGTTTTTAGTGGTTTGTTTTAATTTAATTATACTTAAAGTGTGCATTTTGAAGAGCCTCTCAAGTATCTTTGTGTGAACATGTGAGGAAGTGGCTTTACTATGTGTGCCTCGACAGGACATGTACAAAAGCATAATCTAGTTGGTCGGAACAAATCGTTTCACTTTCTAGCTATGTTTACAGAGCTTAGTTTACAGTTGCTAAGATCTGGGACAAATACAGCATTTGAATGAATGTAATCAATGTGGATATGCATTTTTGCCTGAAAAAAGTTGCAAAAGATGCTCATTATTATCACTCCGATCTTGCACAAATACCATCTAGTCCTACTTCTGGATGTGTAGCACAAGATGAATTTCATGATTAATGTCATTTCAGCTGGATGATCTGAATGAGATAATTGAATATAAGTAAACCAGCAGTTGTCATGGTACAATTGGCCATGGAAAAAAATACACTGACAGAGGACAGGCATTCAAGTAGGCATCCCATGAAGACATATCATGAAGCACTTAGCTTTTGAAGTGGTAGCATGGTTTTCAGAGCCATGTGAAGTGTAGAAGGAAACTTGGGGGCAGTGTATgcatgtttctctttctctaaaaCTGGATAGGACAAACTGATATCTTGGTCCCAGAGTGATGTGCACTCTTCAGTTTGTGTGATTTTGTCTAAACAATCCAAATTCTCAGTCATTGCCTCTGGGTTTCACACATGCATATCCGTGTATAACTGGTCTTCAAACAGGGTTTGACTTCATGGCCAAACTGTAACTTGTGCAGGAGAGCTTCAGAAAATGTGATCGATGTCGTGCAACACAAGCACAAAACGACGCTCGTTTAAATTCTTTGTAGTCTGCTTCTCTCAATTTCCTTTCCCCCAATGAATTTTGCTGGTGTGTGAAGCTTTGAAGCGCTGATGAGTCCCAAGGCTGTAGAAGGCTGTTCCTGCCTATGGTTCCTGGTTTTCAGGGGCCTGGATTCTCAAATGACTATGTAGCACTTGAAAACGGAACATAACCTGCATTACACATCACGTTCCATATCTCTACACTGCCTCTTTTGACATAGGATGGACTTGTTCTGTTATGACTGACACAAGTGCCACATGGATGGTTGAGAATGCAGCCCCTGGAAAGAAAAGCATTGTTCTCAGAACTTCCTCAATGTAATGAGACACTATGGGTTTGACCTGATATATCCACGTGTATGGTGGTTGAACTAGAAATGATGTGAGGCATCTCAAATAAAACTCAAAAATATCAAGGCAAGTTTGTTTTTTATGCTGTGAACATGTCATCTCATAACACTCACAGCACATAATAGTTTGCACAGTTTGATATCAGTGAATGTGACTGCTCTGTCACTTATTTAAATATAGAATCTTTAACATTTGTAAATTAGACAAGATATGC encodes the following:
- the LOC121708972 gene encoding sorting nexin-12 isoform X2 codes for the protein MSEPTVADTRRLNSKPQDLTDAYGPPSNFLEIDVYDPQTVGVGRNRFTTYEVRMKTNLPIFKMKESSVRRRYSDFEWLKNELERDSKIVVPPLPGKALKRQLPFRGDEGIFEESFIEERRVGLEQFINRIAGHPLAQNERCLHMFLQDEAIDRNYIPGKV
- the rab24 gene encoding ras-related protein Rab-24; the protein is MTAMRVDAKVVMLGKESVGKTSLVERYVHHRFLVGPYQNTIGAAFVAKPNHVGDKVITLGIWDTAGSERYEAMSRIYYRGARAAIVCYDLTDSSSFQRARFWVKELQNCEEHCKIYLCGTKNDLIEADRGARHVDYHDVQDFADEIGAQHFETSSKTGNNVDELFQKVAEDYNSSSFEVMPEEKGVDLGQKKDSYFYACCHH
- the LOC121708972 gene encoding sorting nexin-12 isoform X1, with amino-acid sequence MSEPTVADTRRLNSKPQDLTDAYGPPSNFLEIDVYDPQTVGVGRNRFTTYEVRMKTNLPIFKMKESSVRRRYSDFEWLKNELERDSKIVVPPLPGKALKRQLPFRGDEGIFEESFIEERRVGLEQFINRIAGHPLAQNERCLHMFLQDEAIDRNYIPGKVRQ